From one Patescibacteria group bacterium genomic stretch:
- a CDS encoding glycosyltransferase, whose amino-acid sequence MNLNNLKVALVHEFLGGTRGGQEEVLKELHALFPDAPVYTIIADKKHLPDEYRRWDIRPTFIERLPFGASHFQWYLPLMPSAIESIDLSEYDMVLSSASAFAKGVLTQPHTLHICYCHTPTRYLWTDAHSYIVNRRFPFFVRAFVQPYLTKLRLWDRLAAERPQVMFANSHAVAARILRYYQRESTVIYPPVDTDAFSLGRGEGGYFLTGGRLVESKRFDLVVAAFNRLRMKLVIFGCGREERRLRALAGPTVSFTGYLSREARAKVFADAGAFIYPQVEDFGITAVESMAAGRPVIAYAAGGILETVKEGVTGVYFPEATWECLAEAVVRFQKMQFDPQRIRAHAQAYSTARFREEIPRYITHAWKTYKEDNSLPQ is encoded by the coding sequence ATGAATTTAAATAACTTGAAAGTCGCCCTGGTGCATGAATTTTTAGGAGGCACGCGCGGAGGACAGGAGGAGGTGTTGAAGGAACTGCATGCCTTGTTTCCTGATGCGCCGGTATATACGATCATCGCGGACAAGAAACATCTGCCGGATGAATATCGGCGCTGGGATATCCGGCCGACGTTTATCGAACGCCTTCCTTTTGGCGCTTCGCATTTCCAGTGGTACTTGCCCCTCATGCCTTCCGCCATTGAGAGTATTGATCTTTCAGAATACGATATGGTGCTCTCTTCTGCCTCGGCTTTTGCGAAAGGGGTACTTACGCAGCCGCACACGCTCCATATTTGTTACTGCCACACTCCCACGCGCTACCTCTGGACCGACGCGCATTCCTACATCGTGAATCGCAGATTCCCTTTTTTTGTGCGGGCGTTTGTCCAGCCCTATTTGACGAAATTGCGGCTGTGGGACAGGCTTGCCGCGGAACGCCCGCAGGTTATGTTTGCAAATTCTCATGCCGTCGCGGCGCGCATCCTCAGGTATTATCAGCGCGAGAGCACGGTGATTTATCCTCCCGTGGATACTGACGCATTTTCCCTCGGGCGGGGTGAGGGGGGATATTTCCTTACCGGGGGTAGGCTCGTGGAAAGCAAGCGATTTGACCTCGTGGTGGCCGCTTTTAACCGCCTCCGCATGAAACTGGTCATTTTCGGATGCGGCCGCGAAGAGCGCCGTTTACGCGCGCTCGCCGGCCCCACCGTCAGCTTTACGGGATACCTTTCGCGGGAAGCGCGCGCAAAGGTATTTGCTGACGCGGGCGCGTTTATTTACCCTCAAGTGGAGGATTTTGGCATTACTGCAGTTGAATCCATGGCAGCCGGGAGGCCGGTGATCGCGTATGCCGCCGGTGGCATTCTCGAGACGGTGAAAGAAGGAGTTACGGGAGTGTATTTTCCCGAGGCGACCTGGGAATGCCTCGCCGAGGCAGTGGTGCGGTTCCAAAAAATGCAATTTGATCCGCAGCGTATCCGCGCGCACGCGCAAGCCTATAGTACGGCACGGTTCCGTGAAGAGATACCGCGTTATATCACCCATGCATGGAAAACGTACAAGGAAGACAATTCACTTCCGCAATAG
- a CDS encoding glycosyltransferase family 39 protein: protein MYKKRYILVGILMLAAGLRLWGLGGPDVVTDEAINSFRALGMVDFLSTEFQTTPFEWLQEKTWWLPLSFHDHPLLSFFIPHVFSRLFGDTLTVMRLPSALCGIVSVWLVYILVNEILRQAQDDIRKAQDENWSDGVALVSAFVLAVSSLAVWISRTALQEAMVIAFGLLIMWLGLRASNKKKYWYWFGIALGLGMMVKYTLIVYWVITCITLIVYSRNSLRLKEFWFAHLIALVIFTPVILYNIGMFRQFGHFDLQFSYLLGQATPEWTLLPGKPIGVMGDRFLDLWRELARTMSPVMLALSGAGVLFWIYHIVAERRVMRSAMERMGWIGRTRLRLKATAGKVDRISQIGQISQISQIGRIGLIGLICMIGLITIMGAGARFLPMLMPFAAMAAAGLSIEAWRRAKAGWRPVVVAVGIACAVYEIGFSINSNLMIFPFGPARWTHAQVLTQGQWWGYNELERYLHEKFDRGITTLRLQSKSPLLGSVMDAYFEARSEKNFEPLATLLVVDVNMNWFPRVWYINRRAFYQALPVVTADDFLKVAREQGENYYREAGFEEFVFVKAEDTFRAAAVQSDAAVQLANSLEIRGIAPQEITRPRGIIAFKVYEFK, encoded by the coding sequence ATGTATAAAAAGAGATATATATTGGTTGGTATTTTGATGCTTGCCGCGGGGCTGCGGTTGTGGGGATTGGGAGGGCCGGATGTGGTGACAGATGAGGCGATTAATTCATTCCGGGCATTGGGAATGGTTGATTTTTTATCCACGGAATTCCAGACTACTCCTTTTGAGTGGCTGCAGGAAAAAACGTGGTGGCTGCCGCTCTCATTCCACGATCATCCATTGCTTTCTTTTTTTATCCCACACGTGTTCTCCCGTCTCTTCGGCGATACGCTCACGGTGATGCGCCTTCCGTCTGCCTTGTGCGGCATTGTGTCAGTTTGGCTGGTGTATATATTGGTCAATGAAATCCTTCGACAGGCTCAGGATGACATCAGAAAGGCTCAGGATGAAAATTGGAGTGACGGTGTTGCGCTGGTTAGTGCGTTCGTGCTCGCGGTGAGCAGTCTCGCGGTCTGGATCTCGAGGACTGCCTTGCAGGAAGCGATGGTGATAGCGTTTGGTTTGCTGATTATGTGGCTGGGATTGCGCGCAAGTAATAAGAAAAAATATTGGTATTGGTTTGGGATTGCGCTGGGGTTGGGGATGATGGTGAAGTACACGCTTATAGTGTACTGGGTTATTACGTGTATTACTTTGATAGTTTATTCGAGGAATTCTTTGAGATTAAAAGAATTCTGGTTCGCGCACCTGATCGCGCTTGTTATTTTTACTCCCGTGATATTGTATAACATCGGAATGTTCCGACAGTTTGGGCATTTTGATCTCCAATTTTCGTATCTTCTCGGACAGGCGACGCCCGAGTGGACATTGTTGCCGGGGAAGCCGATCGGCGTCATGGGAGACCGGTTTCTCGACTTGTGGCGGGAGCTTGCCCGAACCATGTCGCCGGTGATGTTGGCGTTGTCTGGTGCAGGAGTGTTATTCTGGATTTACCATATAGTGGCGGAGCGCAGGGTCATGAGGAGCGCGATGGAGCGGATGGGGTGGATAGGACGGACCCGCCTTCGCCTGAAGGCTACGGCAGGGAAAGTAGATCGGATAAGTCAGATAGGTCAGATAAGTCAGATAAGTCAGATAGGCCGGATAGGACTGATAGGATTGATTTGCATGATAGGATTGATAACTATCATGGGGGCGGGGGCGAGATTTTTGCCGATGCTTATGCCGTTTGCGGCAATGGCAGCGGCCGGATTAAGCATCGAAGCGTGGAGGCGCGCGAAGGCCGGGTGGCGGCCAGTCGTAGTGGCGGTTGGCATCGCGTGTGCAGTCTATGAAATCGGTTTCAGCATAAATAGCAATCTCATGATTTTTCCTTTCGGCCCCGCGCGATGGACGCATGCGCAAGTGCTGACGCAAGGGCAGTGGTGGGGGTATAATGAACTGGAGCGATATTTGCACGAGAAATTCGACCGTGGCATTACGACGTTACGCCTTCAGAGCAAAAGTCCGCTATTGGGAAGCGTGATGGATGCCTATTTTGAAGCACGCAGCGAAAAAAATTTTGAACCCCTCGCCACGCTCCTCGTGGTTGATGTAAATATGAACTGGTTTCCCCGGGTGTGGTATATTAACCGTCGCGCTTTCTATCAAGCGCTTCCGGTCGTTACTGCGGATGATTTCCTGAAGGTCGCACGGGAACAAGGAGAGAATTATTACCGTGAGGCGGGATTTGAAGAATTTGTGTTCGTGAAGGCGGAGGACACCTTCCGTGCGGCCGCTGTGCAGTCAGACGCGGCTGTGCAATTAGCTAATTCGCTTGAGATTCGCGGAATAGCGCCACAAGAGATTACGCGCCCCCGTGGTATAATCGCATTTAAAGTATATGAATTTAAATAA
- a CDS encoding sugar transferase gives MRRSDIIFTAALVPVDYIAIVGAASAAYFLRYAEFFQRVRPVVFSLPFGEYFPLVLVFAAVWIALFAFSGLYAMRERKFSGEIRRVALACSTGTLAVVLVFFFSRELFSSRFMILASWGFAVVFVLVERYGMRLCKRAYWKRGKGLHEVALIGDDATARALLSSRFGSLSSGHRIVQQLPRWDEAGERALRAYVDAGCDLDELVLTDTDISRERMKSLMDFCTAHQVGFKYTAELLGGQSSNIGVDLIAGIPIIEVRATRLDGWGKVLKRLFDMCVAFVGLLLLALITVVVGAAITLDSRGPVFVGLERIGARRKRFILYKYRSMVAGAHEMKGELVAQNERNDGPLFKMKNDPRITRVGRFLRRTSIDELPQLWNVLKGDMSLVGPRPHEPQEVSQYETPQKKLLTIRPGITGMAQVSGRTDLTFAEESRIDMLYVEQWSLLLDIIIMLKTPFVLVRNRGV, from the coding sequence ATGCGCAGATCAGATATCATCTTCACCGCCGCGCTCGTGCCCGTGGATTACATTGCCATCGTGGGGGCCGCGTCGGCCGCTTACTTTCTCCGGTATGCGGAGTTTTTTCAGCGCGTGCGCCCTGTGGTGTTCAGCCTTCCTTTCGGTGAGTATTTTCCGCTCGTGCTGGTATTCGCGGCCGTGTGGATTGCGCTCTTTGCATTTTCCGGTCTGTATGCGATGAGAGAAAGGAAATTCTCCGGAGAGATACGACGGGTTGCGCTTGCCTGCTCGACCGGCACGTTAGCCGTGGTACTTGTGTTTTTTTTCTCGCGCGAGCTTTTTTCGTCGCGGTTCATGATACTGGCATCATGGGGGTTTGCAGTGGTGTTCGTGCTTGTTGAGCGATATGGTATGCGGCTCTGCAAGCGCGCGTATTGGAAGCGGGGTAAGGGGCTCCATGAAGTGGCCTTAATAGGCGATGATGCGACTGCGCGGGCATTGCTTTCCTCCCGGTTCGGGTCATTATCAAGCGGGCACAGAATCGTGCAGCAACTCCCGAGGTGGGACGAGGCGGGAGAGCGCGCATTGCGCGCGTATGTGGATGCGGGGTGCGATCTGGATGAATTGGTGCTCACGGATACTGATATTAGCAGGGAACGCATGAAGTCACTTATGGATTTTTGCACCGCGCACCAAGTGGGGTTTAAATATACCGCGGAGCTTTTGGGAGGGCAGAGCTCGAATATAGGAGTGGATCTCATTGCCGGCATTCCCATCATCGAAGTACGTGCGACGAGGCTCGATGGATGGGGGAAGGTGTTGAAGAGGCTGTTTGACATGTGCGTTGCGTTCGTCGGACTGCTCTTGTTGGCGCTGATTACGGTGGTGGTGGGGGCGGCGATTACATTAGACAGCCGCGGCCCGGTGTTTGTGGGACTGGAGAGGATTGGCGCGCGCAGGAAACGGTTTATTCTTTATAAGTATCGCTCGATGGTCGCGGGCGCACATGAGATGAAGGGGGAACTGGTCGCGCAGAATGAGCGCAATGACGGGCCGCTTTTTAAAATGAAGAACGACCCGCGCATTACCCGCGTCGGTCGGTTTTTGCGCCGCACGAGCATTGACGAACTGCCGCAGCTGTGGAATGTATTGAAAGGCGATATGTCGCTCGTGGGGCCTAGGCCGCATGAGCCGCAGGAGGTGTCGCAGTACGAGACGCCGCAGAAAAAATTGCTCACCATTCGCCCCGGCATCACCGGCATGGCGCAAGTCTCCGGCAGGACCGACCTCACGTTTGCCGAGGAATCGCGCATTGACATGCTCTATGTGGAGCAATGGTCGCTGCTTTTAGACATCATTATTATGCTGAAGACGCCGTTTGTATTAGTGAGGAATAGAGGGGTGTAA
- a CDS encoding ribonuclease HI family protein, producing the protein MKNNFIIYTDGGARGNPGPAAIGYVAFAVKKGGALQELRRKGETIGTATNNQAEYRALIAALEYALTHTPDALEVRLDSELVGKQLRGEYRVKDKDLKPLYAQAKLLETRCKSVSYTLIPRELNKDADREVNRALDA; encoded by the coding sequence ATGAAAAATAATTTCATTATTTACACCGACGGGGGGGCGAGGGGGAATCCCGGGCCTGCGGCGATCGGGTATGTGGCATTTGCCGTGAAGAAGGGAGGAGCGCTCCAGGAGTTGAGGCGCAAGGGAGAGACGATTGGCACTGCGACCAATAACCAGGCGGAGTACCGTGCACTCATCGCCGCGCTTGAATATGCGCTGACTCATACGCCGGATGCGCTCGAGGTGCGCCTTGACAGCGAGCTGGTGGGGAAGCAGCTGCGGGGAGAGTACCGCGTGAAGGATAAAGACTTAAAACCGCTCTACGCGCAGGCGAAACTTTTGGAGACGCGGTGCAAGAGCGTGAGCTATACGCTTATTCCGCGCGAGCTGAACAAGGACGCGGATCGGGAAGTGAACAGGGCGCTTGATGCTTGA
- the recJ gene encoding single-stranded-DNA-specific exonuclease RecJ — MSYQWNIAESIQENFLQGVHPSVLVRQVLWNRGLRTDEEARRFLKPDYHRDLHDPFLFRDMEKAVARILKAIEGKERIVIHGDYDADGVCASAILATTLEFLGGSPRVHLPHRMRDGYGLQTRTVESLAGEGTNVLIAVDCGIANADAISYAASRHIDTIVVDHHRAPETLPAAHAIIHCDIPGEPYPFRKLSAGGVVFKLAQAILRTARFKSLHLSERNVEAFEKWLLDLVAISTVADVMPLVGENRTLVHYGLQVLSRSRRRGLSALMRNAGLLKSAEGFNGNGRSLSARDIAFGIAPRLNAAGRIEHASLAYDLLRAEEETQVEGLVQQLERVNQNRQQATEKMFAEAVVQIERMDDAPLIVVAKDDWSVGLVGLLAGKLADEYARPVFAIGGMNGGWTGSCRAVPGFDCIAALADIASHLAHWGGHTDAAGFTLSEGVTPEAFREMIMAATSLRAFVPQGHAMDIDAVATLEEVDEQAVEALEAFAPFGEENPVPLLLTTRCRVSEVSLVGKEGNHVKCTVVNEQGSARRAIAFGHADEEIQVLQEGALVDVVYEPKINVWKGNSAVELYIKDCRLSE; from the coding sequence ATGTCATACCAGTGGAATATCGCAGAATCTATACAGGAAAATTTTTTACAAGGTGTACACCCCTCTGTTTTAGTGCGGCAGGTATTGTGGAATAGAGGGTTGAGGACGGATGAGGAGGCACGCAGGTTTTTAAAACCGGATTACCATCGCGATCTCCATGATCCGTTCCTTTTCCGCGATATGGAGAAGGCGGTGGCAAGGATTCTCAAGGCGATTGAGGGAAAAGAGCGTATCGTGATCCATGGCGATTACGATGCGGACGGCGTCTGCGCGAGTGCGATACTCGCCACCACCCTTGAATTTTTAGGCGGATCCCCGCGCGTGCACCTTCCCCATCGCATGCGCGATGGGTACGGGCTACAGACGCGCACCGTCGAATCCCTGGCGGGGGAGGGCACTAATGTGCTTATAGCGGTTGATTGCGGGATTGCGAATGCGGATGCGATTTCGTATGCCGCGAGCCGCCATATCGATACCATCGTGGTGGACCACCATCGCGCGCCGGAAACGCTTCCTGCCGCGCACGCAATCATCCATTGCGATATCCCTGGCGAGCCGTATCCTTTTCGCAAGTTATCGGCAGGAGGCGTCGTCTTCAAGCTTGCCCAAGCCATTTTAAGGACTGCGAGGTTTAAATCCCTGCATTTGAGCGAGCGCAATGTGGAAGCATTCGAGAAATGGCTTTTGGACCTCGTGGCGATCAGCACGGTGGCGGATGTCATGCCTTTGGTGGGCGAAAATAGGACTCTGGTGCATTATGGGCTGCAGGTCCTCTCGCGCAGCCGGCGGAGAGGACTGTCAGCGCTGATGCGGAATGCAGGATTGCTCAAGAGTGCAGAAGGGTTTAACGGGAACGGGCGAAGTTTGAGCGCGCGCGACATTGCGTTTGGTATAGCGCCGCGTCTCAATGCCGCCGGCCGCATCGAGCATGCGTCCCTCGCGTATGATCTCTTGCGCGCGGAGGAGGAAACGCAAGTGGAGGGATTAGTGCAGCAACTTGAGCGGGTCAATCAGAATCGGCAGCAAGCCACGGAGAAGATGTTTGCGGAGGCGGTCGTGCAAATTGAGCGCATGGACGATGCGCCGCTCATTGTCGTGGCAAAAGATGACTGGTCCGTGGGGCTGGTCGGGCTGCTCGCGGGGAAATTGGCAGATGAATACGCAAGGCCGGTATTTGCGATAGGGGGCATGAATGGCGGCTGGACAGGGTCTTGCCGCGCCGTGCCGGGATTTGATTGTATCGCGGCATTGGCGGACATCGCCTCACACCTTGCGCACTGGGGAGGGCATACGGATGCGGCAGGATTTACGCTTTCAGAAGGCGTTACTCCTGAAGCGTTTCGGGAAATGATTATGGCAGCCACATCTCTGCGCGCCTTTGTCCCCCAGGGGCATGCCATGGACATTGACGCGGTCGCCACGCTTGAGGAGGTGGATGAGCAGGCCGTGGAAGCGCTTGAGGCGTTCGCGCCGTTTGGGGAAGAAAATCCAGTACCGCTCCTGCTCACCACGCGCTGCCGCGTCAGCGAGGTTTCTCTGGTAGGGAAAGAGGGCAATCATGTAAAATGCACGGTGGTGAATGAGCAGGGAAGCGCACGTCGCGCGATCGCGTTCGGCCATGCGGACGAGGAGATTCAGGTGCTGCAGGAAGGAGCATTGGTGGATGTGGTGTATGAGCCGAAGATCAATGTGTGGAAGGGGAACAGTGCGGTGGAGCTGTATATCAAAGATTGCAGATTAAGTGAGTAA
- a CDS encoding queuosine precursor transporter encodes MEKNYKYLNAITALFVTVLLVSNIASSKILSLGPFTFDGGTILFPLSYIFSDILTEVYGYARARRVIWTGFAMIILASLTFMAVGALPSASGWEGQGAYDAILGLTPRIVTASVLAYLVGEFINSVILAKIKIATSGKLLWLRTITSTIFGEGADTALFVLVAFSGILSGQLLISIMLSNYIFKVGIEILCTPLTYLLTGALKRREQVDFYDTATRFNPFSLKESAQ; translated from the coding sequence ATGGAAAAAAATTATAAATATCTCAACGCCATCACCGCGCTCTTTGTGACCGTGCTTCTGGTCTCAAATATCGCCTCAAGCAAGATTCTGTCTCTGGGGCCTTTCACCTTCGACGGCGGCACGATCCTCTTTCCTTTGAGCTACATCTTCAGCGATATTCTCACCGAAGTATACGGGTATGCCCGCGCGCGCCGCGTCATCTGGACAGGTTTTGCCATGATCATCCTCGCGTCGCTCACCTTCATGGCAGTAGGCGCGCTTCCTTCCGCGTCAGGCTGGGAAGGACAAGGCGCGTATGACGCAATTCTCGGTCTTACGCCCCGCATTGTAACGGCGAGCGTCCTTGCCTACTTGGTAGGTGAATTCATTAATTCGGTCATTCTCGCAAAAATAAAAATTGCCACCTCGGGCAAATTGTTGTGGCTCCGCACCATCACCTCGACAATTTTCGGGGAAGGAGCTGATACCGCGCTTTTTGTCCTCGTCGCTTTTTCCGGCATCCTCTCCGGACAACTTCTCATTAGCATCATGCTTTCAAACTATATCTTCAAGGTAGGAATCGAAATTTTATGCACTCCCTTGACCTATCTCCTTACCGGCGCATTAAAGCGGCGCGAACAAGTTGACTTCTACGATACTGCGACTCGCTTTAATCCCTTCTCGCTTAAAGAATCTGCCCAATAA
- a CDS encoding HAD-IA family hydrolase, producing the protein MEKYSIIFDLDGTIADTLELTFQGLNRVLTEYGRAPLIRQQFESLRAMTPRQIMKQFRISYFQLPIIIARMHAELRTGMKDVQPFAGMSALLLSLHEQGVALGLLTSNAQENVQDFLTRHQLTFFDFIHAGTDIFGKSRKLKKIIKEKRLLQGHIAYVGDEVRDITAARNARVTSIAVTWGFNTRSILEAQRPDYLAESPKVLEDIIGQIL; encoded by the coding sequence ATGGAAAAATATTCAATCATATTTGACCTTGACGGCACGATCGCCGATACTCTTGAGCTGACGTTTCAAGGTTTGAATCGCGTCTTAACCGAATACGGCCGGGCGCCTTTAATCCGCCAGCAATTCGAGAGCTTGCGCGCCATGACGCCGCGGCAAATTATGAAACAGTTCAGAATATCATATTTTCAGCTGCCGATCATCATCGCGCGCATGCATGCCGAACTCCGCACGGGCATGAAAGACGTGCAGCCTTTTGCGGGCATGAGTGCGCTCCTTCTTAGCCTCCATGAACAAGGGGTTGCGCTCGGGCTCCTTACTTCGAATGCGCAGGAAAATGTGCAGGATTTCCTCACGCGCCATCAGCTTACCTTTTTTGATTTTATTCATGCGGGTACGGATATTTTCGGCAAGAGCAGAAAGTTGAAAAAAATAATCAAAGAAAAACGCCTTCTACAGGGGCATATCGCGTATGTGGGGGATGAGGTGCGGGATATTACCGCGGCACGCAACGCGCGCGTCACTTCAATTGCAGTAACATGGGGATTCAATACGCGCTCGATTCTGGAAGCGCAGCGCCCTGACTATCTCGCAGAATCGCCAAAGGTATTAGAGGATATTATTGGGCAGATTCTTTAA
- a CDS encoding inorganic diphosphatase, with protein MKVFIENEAGTDQKNIYNERTLEYKKTVTVSRKYPYPYGFILDTTSGDGDNLDCFVVTNKKLQSGQIIECAPIGLMEQIETTWNQSKGDTEEKDHNILAIFPDENIGIDDSVKKSLSDFVSHVFDHLPNKKIQVERFLDQEEALRYIEKCKNKQQ; from the coding sequence ATGAAAGTTTTTATCGAAAACGAGGCTGGTACTGACCAAAAAAATATTTATAACGAGAGAACGCTCGAGTACAAGAAGACCGTTACAGTATCGAGAAAATACCCCTACCCTTATGGGTTTATTCTAGACACCACGAGTGGAGACGGCGATAATCTCGACTGCTTTGTTGTCACAAATAAAAAATTACAGAGTGGGCAAATAATCGAATGCGCTCCAATTGGTTTAATGGAACAAATTGAAACGACGTGGAATCAGTCGAAAGGAGATACAGAAGAGAAAGATCATAATATTCTCGCGATTTTTCCTGACGAGAATATTGGAATAGATGACAGTGTGAAGAAATCATTAAGCGACTTCGTATCACATGTCTTTGATCACCTACCCAACAAAAAAATACAGGTAGAGCGCTTTCTCGATCAGGAGGAAGCACTGCGGTATATAGAAAAGTGCAAAAATAAACAACAATGA